One stretch of Streptomyces hygroscopicus DNA includes these proteins:
- a CDS encoding MFS transporter: MTETQISTIRTRTPAPDAAKTTGTKSAGGKTTGRTHTSSGPALSPLGLFTVLLGAALPLIDFFIVNVALPTMDHDLHAGPAVLELVVAGYGVAYAVLLVLGGRLGDTFGRRRLFLAGMAAFGLTSLACGLAPDAWSLVGARVAQGASAALMLPQVLATIHSSTSGTRRARALSMYGATAGLSMVAGQILGGVLVAADIAGTGWRAVFLVNVPVAVIGLILAVRTVPETRSERPAPVDVPGTVLLALSLITLMVPLTEGRAAGWPLWTWLTLGAFPLVAAAFYVVERRADRAGRTPLLPPSLFALNGLRRGLPMVVPFSIGFGGFMFVIAVALQQGLRYGPVEAGLALAPMATTFFVASLMGPRLVGRYGSRVVTAGGLIQAVGIAVLMLAVWRDWQGLSLAGLLPGVALAGFGQGLQLPVLIRIVLADVPNDRAGVGSGVMVTTQQSALALGVATLGTLFLSLEPSMGMGDALVITLAAQLAAIALTLLLSLRLPRAVA, encoded by the coding sequence GTGACCGAAACGCAGATTTCCACGATACGAACGAGAACCCCCGCCCCGGACGCAGCGAAGACGACCGGCACGAAGAGCGCTGGCGGGAAGACCACCGGACGGACCCACACCTCCTCCGGCCCCGCGCTGAGCCCCCTCGGGCTGTTCACCGTGCTGCTGGGCGCGGCGCTGCCGCTGATCGACTTCTTCATCGTCAACGTGGCCCTGCCCACCATGGACCACGATCTCCACGCCGGTCCGGCCGTACTGGAGCTCGTCGTCGCCGGATACGGCGTGGCGTACGCGGTACTGCTGGTCCTCGGCGGCCGGCTGGGCGACACGTTCGGACGCCGCAGGCTCTTCCTCGCCGGGATGGCGGCCTTCGGGCTGACCTCACTGGCCTGCGGGCTCGCGCCGGACGCCTGGAGCCTGGTGGGCGCCCGGGTGGCGCAGGGCGCCTCGGCCGCGCTGATGCTGCCCCAGGTGCTGGCCACGATCCACTCCTCGACCAGCGGGACGCGCCGCGCCCGCGCGCTCAGCATGTACGGCGCGACGGCCGGTCTGTCCATGGTGGCGGGCCAGATCCTGGGCGGTGTGCTGGTGGCCGCGGACATCGCGGGCACCGGGTGGCGCGCGGTCTTCCTGGTCAATGTGCCGGTCGCGGTGATCGGCCTGATCCTCGCGGTCCGTACGGTCCCCGAGACCCGTTCGGAGCGGCCCGCGCCGGTGGACGTGCCGGGCACCGTACTGCTGGCGCTGTCGCTGATCACGCTGATGGTGCCGCTGACCGAGGGCCGGGCGGCGGGCTGGCCGCTGTGGACCTGGCTGACGCTGGGCGCGTTCCCCCTCGTGGCCGCCGCGTTCTACGTCGTGGAGCGGCGCGCCGACCGGGCGGGACGCACGCCGCTGCTGCCGCCGAGCCTGTTCGCGCTGAACGGGCTGCGGCGCGGGCTGCCGATGGTGGTGCCGTTCTCGATCGGCTTCGGTGGCTTCATGTTCGTCATCGCGGTCGCACTGCAGCAGGGGCTGCGGTACGGGCCGGTCGAGGCCGGGCTGGCGCTGGCGCCGATGGCCACGACGTTCTTCGTGGCCTCGCTGATGGGGCCGCGCCTGGTGGGCCGGTACGGCAGCCGTGTGGTGACCGCGGGCGGGCTGATCCAGGCCGTGGGCATCGCGGTGCTGATGCTGGCCGTATGGCGCGACTGGCAGGGTCTGTCGCTGGCCGGGCTGCTGCCGGGCGTCGCGCTGGCCGGGTTCGGACAGGGGCTGCAGCTTCCGGTGCTGATCCGGATCGTGCTCGCCGACGTGCCGAACGATCGGGCCGGGGTGGGGAGCGGCGTGATGGTCACCACCCAGCAGTCCGCGCTGGCACTGGGCGTGGCGACGCTCGGCACGCTCTTCCTGTCCCTGGAGCCTTCGATGGGCATGGGTGACGCACTGGTCATCACGCTCGCGGCCCAGCTCGCCGCGATCGCGCTGACCCTGCTGCTGAGCCTGCGCCTGCCGCGCGCGGTGGCGTAA